From the Candidatus Saccharimonadaceae bacterium ML1 genome, one window contains:
- a CDS encoding ABC transporter permease produces MSFIHRAWLYAARKKLKSLIVLAILLVMATIMLSGFAIKHSTDHAAKELDKTLMTGATLGNNRRTNPGTNRGSGTVSGKDINAVKRLPSVTNYVVRQQVLSDFPDTKLVSLPDGTSGYDTSKAAQFGNAADVLGVNTSELENKFRAGSIKLTSGRHIKPDDTHKILVHEKWAQKNGRKLGDTFTLKANPHDTDNRHNSTEETTVQIVGIFSGTNPRQATYQVELFENLFFTDIATTRALSKDTEQTEIYQDATFFTKGSTQLDELLKQAEKLPVNWRMYQLTKNSQELAGVTGAVKGVYSLIDGMLIATGFFSIVIISLVLFLWMNERKREAGVLLATGVSKSNIILQYIAEVAMIAVIAFGASFFTAGLVAQHVGDHIVNQAARNAKQAGESQLKGASLGANADSVVSSRTLEKVSVRVAPSDLAAVWGVGLIIIIASVLLASRPVTQSTPKELLTEVE; encoded by the coding sequence ATGTCATTTATACACCGCGCCTGGCTGTATGCCGCCAGGAAAAAACTAAAAAGCCTCATTGTGCTGGCAATTTTGCTCGTGATGGCGACTATCATGCTGAGCGGGTTTGCTATCAAGCATTCAACCGACCACGCAGCCAAAGAGTTAGACAAAACGCTCATGACCGGCGCTACCTTGGGCAATAATCGGCGGACAAACCCCGGGACGAACCGCGGGTCTGGTACTGTGTCCGGTAAAGATATTAACGCAGTCAAACGCCTGCCGAGCGTAACAAATTACGTAGTACGCCAGCAAGTCTTGAGCGACTTTCCCGATACCAAATTAGTATCGCTGCCAGACGGCACGAGCGGCTACGATACGAGCAAAGCAGCACAATTCGGCAACGCTGCCGATGTATTAGGCGTTAATACTTCAGAGCTAGAAAATAAATTCCGCGCCGGTTCAATTAAACTAACCTCTGGGCGGCACATCAAGCCAGACGACACGCATAAAATCCTCGTACACGAGAAATGGGCGCAGAAAAATGGGCGCAAGCTCGGCGATACCTTCACGCTCAAAGCTAACCCGCACGACACCGACAACCGGCACAACTCAACAGAGGAAACCACCGTACAAATCGTCGGGATATTCAGCGGTACCAACCCGCGCCAGGCTACCTACCAAGTCGAGTTGTTCGAAAACTTATTCTTCACTGACATCGCTACCACGCGCGCGCTCAGCAAAGATACCGAACAAACAGAGATTTACCAGGACGCCACGTTCTTCACCAAAGGCAGCACGCAGCTTGACGAACTATTGAAGCAGGCGGAAAAATTGCCGGTTAACTGGCGCATGTATCAGTTAACTAAAAATAGCCAGGAATTAGCAGGCGTAACGGGCGCAGTCAAGGGCGTGTACAGCCTCATCGACGGCATGTTGATCGCAACCGGTTTCTTCAGCATCGTTATTATCAGTCTCGTGTTATTCCTCTGGATGAACGAACGGAAGCGCGAAGCCGGCGTATTACTTGCAACTGGCGTCTCAAAATCAAACATCATTCTGCAATATATCGCAGAGGTAGCCATGATCGCAGTCATCGCGTTTGGCGCTTCGTTCTTTACAGCTGGACTGGTAGCACAACACGTAGGCGACCATATCGTCAATCAAGCGGCGCGTAACGCCAAGCAGGCAGGCGAGTCGCAGCTTAAAGGCGCGTCGCTTGGCGCTAACGCCGACTCGGTTGTCTCGTCGCGCACGCTCGAAAAAGTTTCTGTGCGGGTAGCGCCAAGCGATCTCGCCGCGGTGTGGGGCGTCGGATTAATCATTATCATTGCTTCGGTACTGCTCGCGAGCCGGCCGGTCACCCAATCGACGCCGAAAGAGCTACTGACGGAGGTGGAGTAG
- a CDS encoding RsmD family RNA methyltransferase, translating to MVKQPRYETVTLEKIVGGGQALGTLSDGRKCFVWGGLPDETVTFRVTKKKAHFIEGIVTEVLHASPERIAPRDASSYLSTSPWQIMTFSAEQNYKAALIKEAFELHNVVLPHKIDVYTDRRKFQYRNKVEFSWFSERAGESYPDTLDLAFFRRGSKGKIIVNECSLLPSGIITLAHSIRDLLHRKHISARQLKTLLIRSNQQGSCVWQLYIKDRLPNIITREETEMLPAQGGEIIYSDPRSPASRITARLAKFGDTTLTDTVLGTPFRYACEGFFQVNIPVYEQALRDMQEWVSYPKCTTLANNDTGGENLPVIDLYAGVGTIGLTIGGDNATLIEINESAVAEMQRNITALGRANARAVLAPSEKALDFITPNHVVIVDPPRAGLHADVIAKLLETAPPRIIYLSCNPVTQARDTALLTEEYNIRAHRGYNFFPRTPHIEHLVVLDRK from the coding sequence GTGGTGAAACAACCACGATACGAAACAGTAACGCTCGAAAAGATTGTCGGTGGCGGGCAAGCGCTCGGAACACTAAGCGATGGACGCAAATGTTTCGTGTGGGGTGGATTGCCAGACGAAACCGTGACATTTCGCGTAACAAAAAAGAAAGCGCACTTTATTGAAGGCATCGTCACCGAAGTCCTACACGCCTCGCCCGAGCGTATTGCGCCGCGCGACGCCAGCAGCTACCTGAGTACAAGCCCGTGGCAAATTATGACGTTTAGCGCTGAACAAAATTACAAGGCAGCGTTGATCAAGGAAGCCTTTGAGCTGCACAACGTTGTACTGCCGCACAAAATAGACGTGTACACCGATAGGCGCAAATTTCAGTATCGCAATAAGGTAGAATTTAGCTGGTTTAGCGAGAGAGCAGGCGAATCGTACCCCGATACGCTTGACCTCGCGTTCTTCCGCCGCGGCAGCAAGGGCAAAATTATCGTCAATGAATGCAGTTTGTTGCCGTCTGGAATCATTACGCTCGCGCATAGTATCCGCGACTTGCTACACCGCAAGCACATCTCCGCGCGCCAATTAAAAACATTACTCATTCGCAGTAACCAGCAAGGGAGCTGCGTTTGGCAGCTGTATATAAAAGATAGGCTGCCAAATATCATCACACGCGAAGAAACAGAAATGTTGCCCGCGCAGGGCGGGGAAATCATCTATTCTGACCCACGCAGTCCAGCTAGCCGCATCACCGCACGCCTCGCAAAATTTGGCGACACTACACTCACCGATACGGTTCTTGGCACGCCATTCCGCTACGCCTGCGAAGGATTCTTTCAGGTAAATATACCTGTGTACGAGCAAGCTTTGCGTGATATGCAAGAGTGGGTTTCCTATCCAAAATGTACAACGCTTGCTAATAATGACACCGGCGGAGAGAACCTCCCAGTAATTGACCTTTACGCTGGCGTCGGTACGATCGGGTTGACTATCGGCGGTGATAACGCCACGCTCATCGAAATCAATGAGTCCGCCGTCGCTGAAATGCAGCGCAATATTACCGCCCTCGGGCGCGCCAATGCCCGCGCTGTCCTCGCTCCCAGTGAAAAAGCTCTCGACTTCATCACCCCCAACCACGTTGTTATCGTTGACCCGCCGCGCGCCGGCTTGCACGCCGACGTCATCGCCAAATTACTCGAAACTGCGCCGCCGCGCATTATCTACCTCAGCTGCAACCCCGTTACCCAAGCCCGCGACACCGCTCTCCTCACCGAGGAGTACAACATCCGCGCCCACCGCGGCTACAACTTTTTCCCGCGCACGCCGCATATTGAACATCTGGTTGTGTTAGATAGAAAATAA
- a CDS encoding YcaO domain-containing protein: MFEIIDTPFSPIKTVRLDDRGDFRPCSTGLDIDNLKVRTMMERIEADHANDQEIVASAAHTDKEIALENAWQEAIERISLAAWWALDRPFLAKFSDDTVEKIVRNHKIEIPESFSVRVGLVESVNPDYKIACSIISNERDYPFAVLGGGCSKNAMQAAEKAIYESMQSWTATNWIDSHQNTESKVYWDTRELMSRIADLSSLTVDESHVPTPHKADCLSGLGARVTFCDGVYVAKIIESHGISHVTSELARIAMRDDEHISVLTPHNL, from the coding sequence ATGTTTGAAATTATAGATACGCCGTTTTCACCGATAAAAACGGTACGGTTAGATGACAGGGGCGATTTTCGCCCCTGTTCAACAGGTCTGGACATTGATAACTTAAAAGTGCGCACGATGATGGAGAGAATAGAGGCTGATCATGCAAATGATCAAGAAATTGTAGCCTCAGCCGCACATACAGATAAAGAGATTGCTCTTGAAAATGCATGGCAAGAAGCGATTGAGAGAATTTCACTTGCCGCATGGTGGGCACTCGACAGGCCTTTTCTGGCGAAGTTCTCAGATGATACAGTCGAAAAGATTGTGCGCAATCACAAGATAGAAATACCCGAGAGTTTCTCTGTGCGTGTTGGGCTAGTTGAGTCAGTTAACCCAGATTACAAGATTGCCTGTAGTATTATATCAAATGAAAGAGATTATCCATTTGCTGTTCTTGGAGGTGGCTGCTCGAAAAATGCAATGCAAGCCGCAGAAAAAGCAATTTATGAGTCGATGCAGTCGTGGACTGCGACAAACTGGATAGATTCTCATCAAAATACAGAGAGTAAAGTATATTGGGATACGAGAGAACTCATGAGTCGTATTGCAGATTTATCCAGCTTAACCGTAGATGAATCGCATGTTCCGACGCCTCATAAAGCCGATTGCCTTAGCGGCCTAGGCGCCCGTGTTACTTTTTGTGACGGCGTTTATGTGGCTAAAATCATTGAATCGCATGGAATTTCTCATGTAACGTCTGAGCTGGCAAGAATCGCAATGAGAGACGATGAACATATCTCAGTACTCACACCGCATAATCTGTAA
- a CDS encoding ABC transporter permease → MTVLTRAWTAVTRRLTRSLIILAVMALIFTLLISTVAVRQTMANLRLNVERNIRAGFSLSGAKGEDLLIKDAEAVRHLAGIGAYNYQTQTAARPNGLALIDGGIQLSDEADAAAGVTGTTDSQSLSQFTGRLYQLEQGKHLSKDSQQSALIHTAFAQKNGLKLGDRIQLQQGDRQVDLTITGIFSGKTDKPGPLPSDQAENQIITSLAVAQQLSGSEQLTRATYFASNPRALPDLVRRAKTLPLDWSKLELTDNAASFASVINSIASIERILAIGTLGISLAGLATLSLVLVFWVRSRIHEIGTLLAIGTSKRQIAEQIMIELLLIAIVALLGAMLSSQALSHHLTSNLLNNSSHVAGTLTVQPQAAPFVSYLLAAILGLAVVVTSGIVALAPILRRTPKQILTTLR, encoded by the coding sequence ATGACTGTGCTAACACGCGCGTGGACGGCGGTAACGCGCCGGCTCACGCGCAGCCTCATCATCCTGGCAGTGATGGCGCTCATCTTTACATTACTCATAAGCACGGTGGCGGTGCGGCAAACAATGGCAAACTTGCGCCTGAATGTTGAACGCAACATCCGCGCCGGTTTTAGCCTGAGCGGCGCTAAAGGCGAAGACTTGCTGATAAAAGACGCTGAGGCAGTGCGGCACCTCGCTGGAATAGGAGCGTACAACTATCAAACACAAACAGCTGCTCGACCAAACGGACTAGCGTTAATCGACGGCGGTATTCAGCTCAGCGACGAAGCCGATGCCGCAGCCGGCGTAACTGGCACAACCGACAGCCAATCGCTCAGCCAATTTACCGGGCGGCTGTATCAGTTGGAGCAAGGCAAGCACCTCAGCAAGGATAGCCAGCAGTCGGCGTTGATCCACACAGCCTTTGCACAAAAGAACGGGTTAAAACTAGGCGACCGCATACAGCTACAGCAAGGTGACCGTCAGGTTGATCTTACTATCACCGGCATATTCAGCGGCAAGACTGACAAACCTGGTCCGCTACCGTCCGATCAGGCAGAGAACCAAATCATTACTTCTTTAGCGGTGGCGCAGCAACTATCTGGCTCTGAGCAGCTTACCCGCGCCACGTACTTTGCCTCCAACCCGCGAGCCTTGCCAGACCTCGTCCGGCGCGCCAAAACCTTGCCGCTTGATTGGAGCAAATTGGAGTTAACCGACAATGCCGCCTCGTTCGCCAGCGTCATCAATAGCATCGCAAGTATTGAACGCATTTTAGCCATCGGCACGCTCGGCATTAGCCTCGCCGGACTAGCAACGCTGTCGCTCGTGCTGGTTTTCTGGGTGCGCAGCCGCATCCACGAGATCGGTACGCTCCTTGCCATCGGCACAAGCAAACGGCAAATCGCCGAGCAAATAATGATTGAGTTATTGCTTATCGCCATCGTCGCGTTGCTAGGCGCTATGCTTAGTAGCCAGGCACTATCACACCATCTCACATCCAATCTATTGAATAACTCCAGCCATGTTGCCGGCACGCTGACCGTTCAGCCGCAAGCTGCGCCGTTCGTTAGCTACCTTCTCGCAGCCATCCTTGGTCTTGCTGTAGTCGTCACCTCCGGTATAGTCGCTCTCGCGCCTATTCTGCGCCGCACCCCGAAACAAATTTTAACCACATTACGATAG
- a CDS encoding RADc domain-containing protein — protein MKRRVATHGQHFLRGSRLIGELVGYSNIRRRDTVIDIGAGSGAISAVLARRAARVVAYENEPQALILLRRNMAHYSNVEIVAQDFLRAKLPRQPYKVFANIPFSLSSKIITKLALADNPPRAMYLIVQKQFAQKLVLDSPHFHSALGQALAPWWAVRIRRPLRRSDFTPPPAVDTVLLELKLRSKPLLDPTKARDFHSFVYACYHDPRAFRRVYRGDLKPSQLNTQQWLACFWAHQDYRKK, from the coding sequence ATGAAACGGCGTGTAGCAACTCATGGGCAGCATTTCTTGCGCGGTTCGCGGCTGATCGGCGAGCTAGTCGGCTATAGCAATATCCGCCGGCGCGACACGGTGATTGACATTGGCGCGGGCAGCGGTGCGATTTCGGCAGTGCTGGCGCGGCGGGCGGCGCGTGTGGTAGCGTACGAAAATGAGCCGCAGGCGCTTATACTTTTGCGGCGGAATATGGCGCACTATAGCAACGTGGAAATCGTAGCGCAGGATTTTTTGCGCGCTAAGCTGCCGCGCCAGCCGTACAAGGTGTTTGCGAATATTCCCTTTTCGCTGAGTTCAAAGATTATCACCAAGTTGGCGCTCGCCGATAATCCGCCGCGCGCGATGTATTTGATTGTGCAAAAGCAGTTCGCGCAAAAATTGGTGCTTGATTCGCCGCATTTTCATAGCGCGCTCGGACAAGCATTGGCGCCATGGTGGGCGGTGCGGATTCGCCGTCCGCTGCGTCGCAGCGATTTCACGCCGCCGCCAGCGGTTGATACGGTGTTATTAGAGCTAAAATTGCGTTCTAAGCCCCTTCTCGACCCCACCAAGGCGCGCGATTTTCATAGCTTCGTCTATGCCTGCTACCACGACCCGCGGGCATTTCGGCGGGTTTATCGCGGCGATTTAAAGCCCTCGCAGCTAAATACTCAGCAATGGCTGGCGTGTTTTTGGGCACACCAGGACTATCGCAAAAAATGA
- the ettA gene encoding Energy-dependent translational throttle protein EttA, which yields MINLNRVNYTTGSKEILHDVSFSINTGDKVDLVGSNGAGKTTLLRLINGDLTPTSGEIIKTNEEIGILPQDMRDWLDHSVYEFIEEVTGVKDAREQFDEQCANLEHDSSERTLLLYADALEKYDKFEVASFDANLEKALKRADISSIDTGKEIGNFSGGQRTRIALAAVFASRYDVVLLDEPTNNLDDKGVVVLEKFIEGSNAAFLMVSHDRRFLRNATSRIIELMGGDQGIQQYGLGYDEYVEAREKAKRATFNRYEQYEKEKKRLDRAAKAVRVKANSAGSNHSNSDNDKLTANFRKEKAASGLASAASGMDSRLGQLEVPERPEEDVSLKFLFKEEVGKKLNLLSVSNLEIDYGNGHAIGPMSFSIRTGDKILLKGKNGSGKTSVIRGVMGDAPVSSGDVHTNKQANVIYVDQNQTLPLPDDSALNNIRHLAPSLELHDAINLLIRFNLKKDIIQVTPGSELSGGERAKVLLAGIAANNAGLLILDEPTNNLDIPTIEALEHALKNYNGGVLIVSHDRDFVQNIGITNTISTPPR from the coding sequence ATGATTAACCTCAATCGCGTCAACTACACTACCGGTAGCAAAGAAATACTTCACGATGTGTCGTTCTCTATTAACACTGGTGATAAGGTCGACCTTGTCGGTTCAAACGGCGCAGGCAAGACAACCCTCTTAAGACTTATTAATGGTGACCTAACTCCAACCTCTGGAGAAATCATTAAAACCAACGAAGAAATCGGGATATTGCCACAGGACATGCGTGATTGGCTAGATCATAGTGTGTATGAATTTATTGAGGAAGTGACCGGTGTCAAGGATGCGCGCGAGCAGTTTGATGAGCAATGTGCGAATCTTGAGCATGACTCGAGTGAACGAACTCTCCTGCTATATGCTGATGCGCTCGAGAAATATGACAAGTTTGAGGTGGCGTCATTTGATGCGAATCTAGAAAAAGCACTTAAACGCGCCGATATATCCTCTATCGATACAGGTAAAGAAATTGGTAATTTTTCTGGTGGTCAACGAACACGCATTGCACTTGCAGCGGTATTTGCTTCACGCTACGATGTTGTCTTATTAGACGAGCCGACGAACAATTTGGACGATAAAGGCGTCGTTGTATTGGAAAAATTTATTGAGGGTTCAAATGCGGCTTTCTTGATGGTATCGCATGACCGTCGTTTCTTACGAAATGCAACAAGCCGTATTATTGAGCTTATGGGCGGTGATCAAGGTATACAGCAATATGGACTCGGTTATGATGAATATGTTGAAGCCCGCGAAAAAGCAAAGCGAGCAACGTTTAATCGCTACGAACAGTATGAAAAAGAAAAGAAGCGACTTGATCGTGCCGCGAAGGCAGTACGGGTTAAAGCAAATTCCGCTGGGTCAAACCACTCAAATTCTGACAACGATAAGCTCACTGCTAATTTTCGTAAAGAAAAAGCTGCAAGCGGACTGGCGAGCGCAGCCAGCGGCATGGATAGTCGGCTCGGACAACTCGAAGTGCCAGAGCGACCAGAAGAAGATGTGTCGCTAAAGTTCCTTTTCAAGGAAGAAGTGGGCAAGAAACTAAATCTGCTTTCCGTATCTAATCTGGAAATTGACTATGGTAATGGGCACGCGATCGGCCCCATGTCATTCTCTATTCGTACTGGCGATAAGATTTTATTAAAGGGTAAGAATGGCTCAGGAAAGACCTCTGTGATACGTGGGGTCATGGGTGACGCTCCTGTTTCGTCTGGCGATGTTCATACCAACAAGCAAGCAAATGTTATCTACGTCGATCAAAATCAAACATTGCCGTTACCTGACGACTCTGCGCTCAATAACATTCGTCACCTTGCGCCATCACTTGAGTTGCATGACGCAATTAATTTACTTATTCGGTTCAATCTCAAGAAAGATATTATTCAAGTAACACCAGGCAGCGAGTTGAGCGGAGGTGAACGCGCCAAGGTGCTCTTGGCGGGAATAGCCGCCAATAATGCTGGTTTACTGATTCTTGATGAGCCGACCAATAATCTTGATATACCGACAATAGAAGCGCTAGAGCACGCGTTAAAAAACTATAATGGAGGCGTCTTGATTGTGTCCCACGACCGAGATTTTGTGCAGAATATCGGTATAACAAATACCATAAGCACACCCCCTAGATAA
- a CDS encoding Phosphoketolase — MKTHDKQSIKQYLRAVDYLTVAQIFLAENHLLSRDVTFDDVKSRILGHWGSGPGINFAYAHLSYFAKQHDQDTMFVLGPGHGFPALQANLFLEGTLGHFDQSMQPNLAGIRKLCREFSWPYGFPSHSNPETPGVILEGGELGYALSTSYGAAMDNPNLLVACLIGDGEAETGPTAGAWHLNKLLNPRKDGVVLPILHLNGYKISAPTVFGRMSNYELMTLFSGYGYEPRIVDATKEGVDPHDEMAAALEWAHALVAEIRASSDKIAPRMPMIVMRTLKGWTGPKEVEGNKIEGNCLAHQTVLSEAKSDPEQLKILNHWLKSYKFNELFSELTGFGDFVGDILPGTPEKRLGMSKHAHGGDSVYKPLILPNVDDFAEDAETPGTIGSSSMRRAGAYLAEVFRRNAESKNFRFMSPDETYSNKLDEIFQATSRSWQWPIMSWDKDLSQDGRVMEMLSEHNMQGLMQGYVLTGRHAMFASYEAFLQVVSSMVDQYAKFLTQSRSVAWRGTIPSLNYILTSSGWRQDHNGFSHQNPGFIDDILRRQSNFSNVYFPSDGNVTLVCLEEMLSSVRQINALVAGKTLEPRWLSTELARQQVSEGLMIWDFASDENPDIVMAACGDYPTKETMAAIDIIKTECPAARIRCVNVSSLTTMGLGTLRNVATQKKFDEIFTHDKPVIFNFHGYPQTLKSILFNYDVHSHRFDIRGYKEIGSTTTPFDMHVRNETSRYDLAIAALRQLGRRGVMPFEEAEHRAAIYQAKIDENTAYIKANGVDLPEIDAWVWPAARGEAQTAEEAWHGQTN; from the coding sequence ATGAAGACGCACGATAAACAATCTATCAAACAATACTTGCGTGCAGTTGATTACCTGACTGTGGCGCAAATCTTTCTAGCAGAAAACCATCTACTCAGCCGCGACGTTACATTTGACGACGTAAAGTCGCGCATTTTAGGACACTGGGGCAGTGGACCGGGGATTAATTTCGCATACGCGCACCTCAGCTACTTCGCAAAACAACACGATCAAGATACGATGTTCGTGCTTGGTCCGGGGCATGGCTTTCCGGCATTGCAAGCCAACTTGTTCCTTGAAGGCACACTTGGGCATTTTGATCAAAGCATGCAGCCGAATCTCGCCGGTATCCGCAAACTATGCCGTGAATTTAGCTGGCCGTACGGGTTTCCTAGCCATTCAAACCCCGAAACGCCCGGCGTCATTTTAGAGGGGGGGGAGCTTGGCTATGCACTTAGCACGAGCTATGGTGCCGCGATGGATAATCCCAACCTACTAGTAGCATGCTTAATAGGAGACGGTGAAGCAGAAACCGGTCCAACCGCTGGCGCATGGCATTTGAACAAACTGCTCAATCCGCGCAAAGACGGCGTCGTATTGCCGATTCTTCATCTCAACGGTTACAAAATTTCTGCGCCAACCGTATTCGGGCGTATGAGCAATTACGAGCTAATGACGCTATTCAGCGGCTACGGCTACGAACCTCGTATTGTCGACGCGACGAAAGAAGGCGTTGACCCGCACGACGAAATGGCAGCGGCGCTTGAATGGGCGCATGCGCTCGTCGCGGAAATTCGCGCTAGCAGCGACAAAATTGCGCCGCGTATGCCGATGATTGTTATGCGCACGCTCAAAGGATGGACGGGTCCAAAAGAGGTTGAAGGTAATAAAATTGAGGGGAACTGCCTAGCACATCAGACTGTGCTCAGCGAGGCAAAGTCCGACCCTGAACAACTGAAGATCTTAAACCACTGGCTAAAGAGCTATAAGTTTAACGAGCTGTTTAGCGAGCTCACCGGATTTGGAGATTTCGTAGGCGATATTTTGCCAGGCACGCCCGAAAAACGCCTCGGCATGAGCAAGCATGCGCACGGCGGCGATAGTGTTTATAAACCGCTCATATTACCGAATGTAGACGACTTCGCCGAAGATGCCGAAACACCCGGCACAATCGGCTCAAGCAGCATGCGCCGCGCCGGCGCATATCTGGCAGAAGTCTTCCGCCGAAATGCTGAGAGCAAAAACTTCCGCTTCATGAGTCCGGACGAAACGTACTCGAACAAGCTTGACGAAATTTTCCAAGCCACCAGCCGCAGCTGGCAGTGGCCGATCATGAGCTGGGACAAAGATCTCTCACAAGACGGGCGCGTCATGGAAATGCTCAGCGAGCACAACATGCAGGGCTTGATGCAAGGCTACGTCTTGACCGGCCGCCACGCGATGTTCGCGAGCTACGAGGCGTTCCTGCAAGTTGTCTCAAGCATGGTTGATCAATATGCTAAATTCCTCACACAAAGCCGTAGCGTCGCTTGGCGCGGCACGATTCCGAGCCTAAATTACATTCTTACCTCAAGCGGCTGGCGGCAAGATCACAACGGCTTCAGCCATCAGAACCCCGGCTTTATTGACGACATTCTGCGCCGCCAAAGCAACTTCTCGAACGTTTACTTTCCATCAGACGGCAATGTCACGCTCGTATGCCTTGAAGAAATGTTATCAAGCGTACGCCAAATCAACGCGCTCGTTGCCGGTAAAACGCTTGAGCCACGCTGGTTATCAACCGAATTAGCACGCCAGCAGGTCAGCGAAGGTTTGATGATTTGGGATTTCGCTAGCGATGAAAACCCAGATATCGTAATGGCGGCTTGCGGCGACTACCCGACAAAGGAAACGATGGCAGCAATTGATATCATCAAAACCGAATGTCCAGCTGCAAGAATCCGCTGCGTCAATGTGTCCAGCCTAACAACCATGGGACTTGGTACGCTGCGCAATGTTGCGACGCAGAAGAAATTCGACGAGATTTTCACCCACGACAAACCGGTTATCTTCAATTTCCACGGCTATCCGCAAACACTTAAGTCGATTCTATTCAACTATGACGTGCATTCGCACCGCTTTGACATTCGCGGCTACAAGGAAATCGGCAGCACGACGACGCCGTTTGACATGCACGTACGCAACGAGACCAGCCGCTACGATCTCGCGATCGCTGCACTGCGACAGCTCGGACGGCGCGGCGTCATGCCATTTGAAGAAGCTGAGCACCGCGCCGCAATCTACCAAGCGAAAATCGACGAAAACACCGCCTACATCAAAGCAAACGGCGTTGATTTACCAGAGATTGACGCCTGGGTATGGCCAGCAGCGCGCGGCGAAGCGCAAACCGCCGAAGAAGCGTGGCACGGGCAAACAAACTAA
- a CDS encoding SGNH hydro domain-containing protein: MRQRILIYGDSNVWGARFGGSRIPHNRRWANQVRRMLRGRADINTNGVCGRVAGNFRTDKPHKNGHDSFVECLHAALPVGLVVIALGTNDLQQRFHRTADDIIANLTWYAECASGVRVVYILPPPFAVDDTSGPEFTSESLAVQQQLITRRAELGDTIVLGRLPLSDGLHFSPRGHDRVAKIVRNYIRKKL, translated from the coding sequence ATGAGGCAGCGAATTTTGATATATGGCGATTCAAATGTATGGGGCGCGCGTTTTGGAGGAAGCCGCATACCACATAATCGCCGCTGGGCGAATCAAGTGCGTCGCATGTTGCGCGGGAGGGCGGATATTAATACTAATGGCGTATGCGGACGCGTTGCGGGCAATTTTCGTACCGACAAGCCGCATAAGAATGGGCATGATTCTTTTGTTGAGTGTTTGCATGCGGCGCTTCCTGTTGGCTTGGTGGTCATTGCGCTTGGTACGAATGATTTGCAGCAACGATTTCACCGAACGGCCGATGATATCATAGCTAATCTAACATGGTATGCTGAATGCGCTAGTGGTGTGCGCGTCGTATATATTTTGCCACCACCGTTTGCGGTTGACGATACATCTGGGCCGGAATTTACATCGGAGTCGCTTGCGGTACAGCAGCAGCTAATAACGCGTCGTGCCGAGCTGGGCGATACGATTGTGCTGGGTAGGCTTCCACTGTCTGACGGATTACATTTTTCACCGCGCGGGCACGACAGAGTTGCAAAAATAGTCAGAAATTACATTCGAAAAAAGCTGTAA
- a CDS encoding ABC transporter ATP-binding protein, with protein MSTLTLDNIIYSYADGTSNVLNGISYDFQPGKFYAIVGQSGAGKSTLLGLLAGLDEPTGGQILFNDQNIAEQGYSYHRKHTISLVFQNYNLIDYLTPLENLKLVNPKATAETLRSMGLDDDHIRRSVLKLSGGQQQRVAIARALVSDAPIILADEPTGNLDETTASDIIATLHSAAHDNGKCVIVVTHSKQLAKAADVVLKLRNKKLTKGYGEKR; from the coding sequence ATGTCAACACTAACTCTCGACAATATTATCTACTCATACGCCGACGGTACGAGCAATGTACTCAATGGCATTAGCTACGATTTCCAGCCAGGGAAATTCTACGCTATCGTCGGGCAATCCGGCGCCGGCAAGTCAACGCTGCTCGGATTACTCGCCGGACTAGACGAACCGACCGGCGGGCAAATCCTCTTCAACGACCAAAATATCGCCGAGCAGGGTTATTCATACCACCGCAAGCATACTATCTCGCTGGTTTTCCAAAATTACAATCTGATCGACTACCTAACACCATTAGAAAACCTGAAGCTCGTCAATCCAAAAGCCACCGCGGAAACCTTGCGCAGCATGGGCTTGGACGACGACCACATCCGCCGCAGCGTTCTCAAACTATCCGGCGGACAGCAGCAGCGCGTCGCGATCGCGCGCGCCCTTGTTTCCGACGCGCCAATTATCCTCGCTGACGAACCGACCGGCAACCTAGACGAGACCACCGCCAGCGATATTATCGCTACTCTACACTCAGCCGCTCACGATAACGGCAAATGCGTCATCGTCGTCACTCATAGTAAACAACTAGCAAAAGCGGCAGACGTAGTATTGAAGTTGCGCAACAAAAAGTTGACGAAAGGCTATGGAGAGAAAAGGTAG